One stretch of Cyclopterus lumpus isolate fCycLum1 chromosome 10, fCycLum1.pri, whole genome shotgun sequence DNA includes these proteins:
- the flrt1b gene encoding leucine-rich repeat transmembrane protein FLRT1, protein MAAESIAELRDWLFLLLLCLTLLAEVLELAAAAIAMETGEGDEGIVCPIVCRCDEGFVYCNDRGLSIIPPLPLMAAILYLQSNRLSNAGLPPTLERSTSIRVIYLYANQLDEFPIHLPPSLRELHLQDNNIRTLPRSALAKLPLLERLHLDDNSISTVSIQERAFSGTPRLRLLFLSRNHLSSIPAGLPASLEELRLDDNRISTIPTHAFRGLSSLRRLVLDGNLLANTRIADDTFSRLSNLTELSLVRNALQSPPVYLPSAHLVRLHLQDNGMTHIPRGALDGMRRLQRLDLSGNNLTTLPRGLLKDTESLELLLLRGNPWYCGCNLRWLHAWLHSRGAAVTVRGLTCQGPEPVRGQALRELTSMMEQCEGPAAGPSTGMGMNPAEKDGGGEDGVGGGQAVASDPHDSTTTSSLLVPTQGSLFTLRAKRPGLVMPLPPGEGGQVSGEALELTVKPLSSDSVLVSWLCPMPAPSFRLSWLRLGSSAALGSITETLVPGERRQYLLTQLTPRSHYLICLLPLRQESSFGGSSMGLSRVGSMDTDSKDSAPSCAQIETGEALVNTGGEGSDKEGQDSELTALPLAGIIGGATALVSLLLIFGIFCWYGQRTSYVSGDSGSYSRGRGGKHYDDYVESGTKKDTSILEIRAPPAGFQMTAMAHQPLQPKLEDVTYIHTIFPSSSSSSQANGTYRSSHGAGSLNGTILSQTSHHHATYGTNRGYREGGIPDIDYAYT, encoded by the coding sequence ATGGCAGCTGAGAGTATTGCTGAGCTCCGCGATTGGCTCTTTCTGCTCCTCCTGTGCCTCACCTTATTGGCTGAGGTGCTGGAACTGGCAGCAGCGGCAATTGCCATGGAGACAGGCGAGGGAGATGAGGGCATTGTTTGTCCCATAGTGTGCCGCTGTGATGAGGGTTTTGTCTACTGCAACGACCGTGGCCTCAGTATAATTCCTCCACTACCATTAATGGCTGCCATCCTCTACTTGCAGAGCAACCGGCTGAGTAACGCTGGCCTACCTCCCACACTGGAACGCAGCACTTCCATACGAGTGATTTACCTGTATGCCAACCAGTTGGATGAATTCCCTATACACCTCCCGCCTTCGTTACGGGAGCTCCATTTGCAGGATAATAATATACGAACGTTACCGAGATCAGCTCTGGCCAAGCTCCCATTACTAGAACGATTGCACCTGGATGATAACTCCATATCCACAGTTAGCATCCAGGAGCGAGCTTTTTCCGGGACTCCACGGCTTCGACTACTGTTTCTGTCTCGGAACCACCTATCAAGCATCCCTGCAGGCTTGCCGGCATCCTTGGAAGAGTTACGACTGGACGACAATAGAATCAGCACCATCCCCACACATGCCTTCCGTGGGCTCTCCTCCCTGCGACGCTTGGTCCTGGATGGGAACCTGCTGGCCAACACACGCATTGCAGATGACACCTTCTCCCGTCTCTCCAACCTGACTGAGCTGTCACTGGTTAGGAATGCGCTACAGTCTCCGCCAGTCTACCTACCATCGGCTCACCTTGTGCGACTCCATTTGCAAGACAATGGAATGACTCACATACCACGGGGGGCGCTGGACGGGATGCGGCGGCTACAGAGGCTGGACCTGTCAGGAAACAATCTGACCACTCTCCCTCGAGGACTTCTGAAGGATACAGAAAGCCTGGAGCTGCTACTGCTGCGAGGAAACCCCTGGTACTGTGGCTGCAACCTTCGCTGGCTCCACGCATGGCTGCACAGCCGGGGAGCAGCAGTGACAGTCAGGGGTCTGACCTGTCAGGGGCCTGAGCCTGTAAGGGGGCAGGCCCTCAGAGAACTAACCTCCATGATGGAGCAGTGCGAAGGCCCTGCTGCTGGTCCTAGCACTGGAATGGGGATGAACCCAGCAGAAAAAGATGGAGGTGGTGAAGATGGTGTTGGAGGGGGCCAAGCAGTGGCTTCAGACCCCCATGatagcaccaccaccagctcccTGCTGGTCCCCACACAAGGTTCCCTCTTCACCCTGCGAGCCAAACGACCGGGCCTTGTTATGCCCCTGCCTCCTGGTGAAGGGGGACAGGTATCTGGAGAGGCCCTGGAGCTGACTGTAAAACCTCTCTCTTCGGACAGTGTACTGGTGAGCTGGCTGTGTCCAATGCCGGCACCCTCCTTCCGCTTGTCGTGGCTGAGGTTGGGTAGCAGTGCAGCTCTTGGCTCCATAACAGAGACTCTGGTAcctggagagaggaggcagtACCTCCTTACCCAGCTTACCCCACGCTCCCATTACCTCATATGTCTGCTGCCACTACGACAGGAATCCTCCTTTGGGGGTTCCAGCATGGGTTTATCTCGAGTTGGCAGCATGGACACGGACAGTAAAGACTCGGCCCCGTCCTGCGCTCAGATAGAAACTGGAGAGGCACTGGTCAACACAGGAGGGGAGGGTTCAGATAAAGAGGGACAGGACTCAGAACTAACAGCCCTGCCATTGGCTGGGATCATTGGGGGTGCCACTGCATTAGTAAGCCTGCTGTTAATCTTTGGCATCTTCTGCTGGTATGGACAGAGAACAAGTTACGTGTCCGGGGACTCAGGCTCGTACAGCAGGGGCCGGGGCGGGAAACATTATGATGACTATGTAGAGTCAGGCACCAAGAAAGACACTTCCATCTTAGAGATCAGGGCCCCTCCTGCAGGGTTTCAGATGACAGCTATGGCCCATCAGCCCCTGCAGCCTAAGCTGGAGGATGTCACCTACATCCACACcattttcccctcttcttcctcttcctcccaagCTAACGGGACCTACCGGAGCAGCCACGGAGCCGGCAGCCTCAATGGCACCATCCTCAGCCAAACCAGCCACCATCATGCCACTTATGGTACCAACCGTGGCTACAGAGAGGGTGGCATCCCCGACATAGATTATGCCTACACGTGA